Proteins encoded in a region of the Pseudothermotoga elfii DSM 9442 = NBRC 107921 genome:
- a CDS encoding DUF72 domain-containing protein: MLYIGTSGYYFDDWIGAVYPEKISRSAMIKYYSAVWKFNAVELNFTYYGLPGYKTIVSMVRKTPSSLVFSVKVPGSITHEGWKNSHFPREDIKFLLNALEPMILEKRLKVLLAQFPYSFTYSKENVDYLKKIRDTSTIPIAIEFRHKSWNTDDVYRFLEENEMCYVIVDEPQIRNLFPYRPLKTSDISYFRFHGRNSKWFVSSSERYNYDYSEEELELFKIDIEKLLRKSLDTFVFFNNCYRGKAVKNAIKLRSMIDNSFFGGYFFQ; this comes from the coding sequence TTGTTGTATATTGGTACAAGCGGGTACTATTTTGATGACTGGATAGGAGCTGTTTACCCGGAAAAGATATCTCGCTCAGCGATGATAAAATATTACTCGGCTGTCTGGAAATTCAATGCGGTTGAACTGAACTTCACTTATTATGGCCTTCCAGGTTATAAGACAATAGTTTCCATGGTGAGAAAAACTCCTTCTTCACTTGTTTTTAGTGTAAAGGTTCCAGGCTCGATTACGCATGAAGGATGGAAAAATTCACATTTTCCTCGCGAAGATATCAAATTTCTTCTAAATGCTTTAGAACCGATGATTCTCGAGAAGAGACTGAAAGTTTTGCTCGCACAATTTCCTTACTCTTTTACCTACTCCAAGGAAAATGTTGATTACCTGAAGAAAATCAGAGATACTTCTACAATTCCCATAGCTATCGAATTCAGACATAAATCCTGGAACACAGACGATGTTTACAGGTTTCTCGAAGAAAATGAAATGTGTTATGTCATAGTTGATGAACCGCAGATCAGGAATCTTTTTCCTTACAGACCTTTAAAGACTTCTGATATTTCTTATTTCAGATTTCATGGCAGGAACAGTAAATGGTTTGTTTCTTCTTCTGAGCGTTACAATTACGATTATTCTGAAGAAGAACTGGAGCTTTTCAAGATCGATATTGAAAAATTACTTAGAAAGTCGCTTGATACGTTCGTTTTTTTCAATAATTGTTATCGTGGCAAGGCTGTAAAAAATGCAATAAAGCTTCGTTCCATGATAGATAACAGCTTTTTTGGAGGTTATTTCTTCCAATAA
- a CDS encoding YncE family protein has product MMRRFLAKLLLLSFFTFSSFSYANSVKITHIEAGYTRASYNDEIICLVRSQSPSVLVLNKNGKTISNITVGLSYPVSAIYKAGMVFISDYYKSSVMVYTMFGRFVKRIDVGSHPTTIKSFDGKIYVSCSKDSSVYEIDYQTLLVRKKYSFKSASPYFEVLDDKLVYLYFFDSDKSYEIVSENRVEVKVDNLKNPVKYIEKNGVSFLLGYTDGMLVCLKNNREMWRINLPDFARDMVLTENYIVVTSLLEPIASLITYTGEIAQKIILPNVSHRVLNMKEKLVFLNHLPGEVYIVDPEENSIETINVGTYALEMFKISESEVVVLCSDSGELYFINLGE; this is encoded by the coding sequence ATGATGAGAAGATTTTTAGCAAAGCTTCTTCTGCTATCTTTTTTCACGTTTTCATCATTCAGTTACGCAAACAGCGTAAAAATAACTCATATAGAAGCAGGTTATACAAGAGCATCTTACAACGACGAGATAATATGCCTTGTAAGATCTCAATCACCATCAGTGCTTGTACTGAATAAAAACGGAAAGACGATAAGCAACATAACAGTTGGACTTTCATATCCTGTCAGTGCCATTTACAAAGCTGGTATGGTATTTATCTCTGATTATTACAAATCTTCTGTCATGGTTTACACAATGTTCGGCAGATTTGTAAAGAGAATAGACGTTGGCTCCCATCCAACAACGATAAAATCCTTTGACGGCAAAATTTATGTCAGTTGTTCTAAAGACAGTTCTGTTTACGAAATTGATTATCAAACACTTCTGGTTAGAAAAAAATATTCCTTTAAATCGGCCTCACCATACTTTGAAGTGTTAGACGACAAATTAGTTTATCTGTATTTTTTCGACAGCGACAAATCTTACGAAATCGTCAGCGAAAACAGAGTTGAAGTGAAAGTGGACAACCTGAAAAATCCTGTTAAATACATTGAAAAGAATGGAGTTTCTTTTCTGCTGGGCTATACAGATGGAATGCTGGTTTGCCTGAAGAATAACAGAGAGATGTGGAGAATTAATCTTCCAGATTTCGCAAGAGATATGGTACTCACAGAAAATTATATTGTCGTTACAAGTTTACTTGAACCAATTGCTTCACTGATTACATACACCGGTGAAATCGCACAAAAGATCATTTTGCCGAATGTTTCCCATAGAGTTCTGAATATGAAAGAAAAACTCGTCTTTCTGAATCATCTACCAGGAGAAGTGTATATAGTTGATCCTGAAGAAAACTCTATAGAAACAATAAATGTGGGAACTTACGCATTAGAGATGTTTAAAATTTCAGAATCTGAAGTAGTTGTTCTGTGTTCTGACTCTGGAGAGCTCTACTTTATAAACCTTGGGGAATAA
- the acpP gene encoding acyl carrier protein: MDRNAIVEKVAKIISEKLGVELSQISETSKLTEDLNADSLDLVDLVMAFEEEFDVKIDDSDLEKISTVKDIVDYIISKS, encoded by the coding sequence ATGGACAGAAATGCAATCGTTGAAAAAGTTGCGAAAATTATATCCGAGAAACTTGGAGTTGAATTGAGTCAGATCAGTGAAACAAGCAAATTGACAGAAGATCTGAATGCTGATTCTTTAGATCTGGTTGATCTGGTAATGGCATTTGAGGAAGAATTTGATGTAAAGATTGATGATTCGGATCTGGAAAAGATTTCGACAGTAAAGGATATTGTAGATTATATTATTTCAAAATCCTAA
- the mraY gene encoding phospho-N-acetylmuramoyl-pentapeptide-transferase, whose amino-acid sequence MLIPFIIFAICTILYSPLIKFLRRYKLGQYIREEGPDLHSYKAGTPTAGGILFVLVPSLFIFFVNTADALALIFFGFIGFLDDFLSLKRKKSMGLRAWQKFLLQVIFSTVIYLIVNPQRNHILIPFTHSTLNLGYFYPIFAILFIAGFSNAVNLTDGLDGLAGGVFLTTSLPYWVFLNQSEKSLLYTSVAVMAFLIYNIKPAKVFMGDTGALALGGLLATVSLRTSNELSLICFTPVFLAETFSVILQVVSFKIFKRRIFKMAPLHHHFELLGWKEERIVQMFTLVNLAITTFFMLGAPQ is encoded by the coding sequence ATGTTGATCCCGTTTATAATTTTCGCAATCTGCACGATTCTGTACTCTCCACTCATAAAATTTTTGAGAAGATATAAACTCGGTCAGTATATAAGAGAGGAAGGGCCGGATTTACACAGTTATAAAGCAGGTACGCCCACAGCTGGGGGAATTTTGTTTGTTTTGGTACCATCTCTGTTTATCTTTTTTGTTAACACGGCCGATGCTCTCGCGCTTATCTTTTTCGGTTTCATCGGCTTTCTGGATGATTTTCTCAGCCTGAAAAGAAAAAAATCCATGGGCTTGAGAGCATGGCAGAAATTTCTACTTCAGGTAATTTTCTCAACAGTGATATACCTGATCGTAAATCCACAAAGAAATCATATTTTGATACCATTTACCCACTCAACTTTGAACCTTGGATATTTTTACCCAATATTTGCTATTTTGTTTATAGCTGGCTTCAGCAATGCGGTTAATCTTACGGATGGACTGGACGGACTGGCTGGGGGAGTTTTTCTAACCACCAGTTTGCCATACTGGGTATTTCTGAATCAGAGTGAAAAATCACTTCTGTACACATCAGTTGCCGTTATGGCTTTTTTAATCTATAACATCAAGCCAGCCAAAGTATTCATGGGAGATACTGGAGCTCTAGCCCTTGGAGGACTTCTTGCAACAGTCTCGTTAAGAACCTCGAACGAACTTTCATTGATATGTTTTACTCCTGTTTTTCTTGCCGAAACCTTTAGTGTGATATTGCAAGTGGTTAGCTTCAAGATCTTTAAAAGAAGGATATTTAAAATGGCGCCTTTACACCATCATTTCGAACTTCTTGGATGGAAAGAAGAAAGAATTGTCCAGATGTTCACCCTGGTAAATCTTGCAATTACAACCTTTTTCATGTTGGGAGCACCCCAATGA